A genome region from Nocardioides cynanchi includes the following:
- a CDS encoding 2-oxo acid dehydrogenase subunit E2, which yields MARVLRMPELAEDPTAGVLSEWLVEESGVFAGAQSLATVETEKLVVSVEVSEPGVLVKTLVPTGAQVDTGTPLAVLADPDETVADLDALLVELGLAEPVPVAVPEPAYAPRRVAAELRRAPDLDDPLVVAEPRTRSVAEVLGLNVAAPPLTTPSPVEDVEPHRVVTPTEVGPIAQLHLRETVRAEPLLAVLAEINSDAERVTLTDLVVKAVASAYDGAALGDARPIVDVAVAVPARTSGATPVVADVGSLTVTGVHAALTAATAREVADPPAPEQEPALITVVDLGSPGVAELAVDVTPDRRALLAVGGVRDEPVVEHGVLVPGKVLTVTFSIDQELADSRLAARWVEVLVELLEHPVRFLA from the coding sequence GTGGCCCGAGTGCTGCGCATGCCGGAGCTCGCCGAGGACCCCACCGCCGGAGTGCTGTCGGAGTGGCTCGTCGAGGAGTCGGGGGTGTTCGCCGGCGCCCAGAGCCTGGCGACGGTCGAGACCGAGAAGCTCGTGGTCAGCGTCGAGGTGTCCGAGCCCGGCGTCCTGGTGAAGACGCTGGTGCCCACCGGTGCGCAGGTCGACACCGGCACGCCACTGGCCGTGCTGGCTGATCCCGACGAGACCGTGGCCGACCTGGACGCGCTGCTGGTGGAGCTCGGCTTGGCCGAGCCGGTGCCGGTGGCGGTGCCCGAGCCGGCCTACGCCCCCCGCCGCGTGGCGGCCGAGCTGCGCCGGGCACCCGACCTCGACGACCCGCTGGTGGTGGCCGAGCCCCGCACCCGCAGCGTTGCCGAGGTGCTCGGCCTGAACGTAGCGGCGCCGCCGCTGACCACCCCGTCGCCGGTCGAGGACGTCGAGCCGCACCGGGTGGTCACGCCGACCGAGGTGGGGCCGATCGCCCAGCTCCACCTGCGTGAGACCGTCCGGGCCGAGCCCCTGCTCGCTGTCCTCGCCGAGATCAACTCCGACGCCGAACGGGTCACGCTCACCGACCTCGTGGTCAAGGCGGTGGCCTCGGCGTACGACGGAGCCGCGCTGGGCGACGCCCGGCCGATCGTCGACGTGGCGGTCGCCGTGCCGGCCCGGACCTCGGGGGCCACTCCGGTGGTCGCCGACGTCGGCTCGTTGACGGTGACCGGTGTGCACGCCGCCTTGACCGCAGCGACCGCGCGGGAGGTCGCCGACCCGCCGGCGCCGGAGCAGGAGCCCGCGCTGATCACGGTCGTCGACCTCGGGTCACCCGGCGTGGCCGAGCTGGCGGTCGACGTCACCCCGGACCGCCGCGCGCTGCTCGCGGTCGGTGGGGTGCGCGACGAGCCGGTGGTCGAGCACGGCGTGCTGGTGCCCGGCAAGGTCCTGACCGTGACCTTCTCGATCGACCAGGAGCTCGCCGACTCGCGGCTCGCCGCCCGGTGGGTGGAGGTCCTGGTCGAGCTGCTGGAGCACCCCGTGAGGTTCCTGGCCTAG
- a CDS encoding DEAD/DEAH box helicase yields MPARLSTVLAQQGIDIPTPIQAATLPDSLAGRDVLGRGRTGSGKTYAFLLPIVARLTDGRPARRGAPRALILAPTRELVGQIDAALAPLAKAAGLTTRTVFGGVGQNPQVNALRNGVDIVVACPGRLEDLIQQGHCSLADVQVTVLDEADHMADLGFLPAVRRLLGKTPQRSQRLLFSATLDKAIDTLVKQFLHDPKTHQADSAQSPIATMTHHVLHVDRDSRLPILVDLASAPGRLIVFTRTKHGAKALTRQLNRSGVPAVELHGNLGQGARTRNMEAFHSGKASTLVATDIAARGIHVDDVALVVHADPPVEHKAYLHRSGRTARAGNAGTVVTLMTSEQVRDVRDLTKAAGISPTTTRINGSTHPVLLELAPGERTLSGSLDLAPTALHQQRGGGGGGRGAGGGGRNRRRGGGGQGRPATAGASASRAPKQGGQKQGAQRSGGQGQGSQKQPTGGGRGQRRPAARTSSGGSTHSAASFSGRR; encoded by the coding sequence GTGCCCGCACGCCTGTCCACCGTCCTCGCCCAGCAGGGCATCGACATCCCCACTCCGATCCAGGCCGCGACGCTGCCGGACTCCCTGGCCGGCCGCGACGTGCTCGGCCGCGGCCGGACCGGCTCCGGCAAGACCTATGCCTTCCTGCTCCCGATCGTCGCCCGGCTCACCGACGGCCGCCCGGCCCGCAGGGGAGCGCCCCGCGCGCTGATCTTGGCCCCGACCCGCGAGCTGGTCGGCCAGATCGACGCCGCCCTGGCCCCGCTGGCCAAGGCCGCCGGCCTGACCACCCGCACCGTCTTCGGCGGGGTCGGCCAGAACCCTCAGGTCAACGCCCTGCGCAACGGCGTCGACATCGTGGTCGCCTGCCCCGGCCGGCTCGAGGACCTGATCCAGCAGGGCCACTGCTCCCTGGCCGACGTCCAGGTGACCGTGCTCGACGAGGCCGACCACATGGCCGACCTCGGCTTCCTGCCCGCCGTCCGGCGGCTGCTGGGCAAGACGCCCCAGCGCAGCCAGCGCCTGCTGTTCTCGGCCACCCTCGACAAGGCCATCGACACCCTGGTCAAGCAGTTCCTGCACGACCCCAAGACCCACCAGGCCGACTCGGCGCAGTCGCCGATCGCGACCATGACCCACCACGTGCTGCACGTCGACCGCGACAGCCGGCTGCCGATCCTGGTCGACCTCGCCAGCGCTCCGGGCCGACTGATCGTCTTCACGCGTACCAAGCACGGCGCCAAGGCGCTGACCCGCCAGCTCAACAGGAGCGGCGTACCCGCGGTCGAGCTGCACGGCAACCTCGGCCAGGGCGCCCGCACCCGCAACATGGAGGCCTTCCACTCCGGCAAGGCCTCGACCCTGGTCGCCACCGACATCGCCGCCCGCGGCATCCACGTGGACGACGTCGCCCTGGTGGTGCACGCCGACCCGCCGGTCGAGCACAAGGCCTACCTGCACCGCTCCGGTCGTACGGCGCGCGCCGGCAACGCCGGCACCGTGGTCACCCTGATGACCAGCGAGCAGGTGCGCGACGTGCGCGACCTGACCAAGGCCGCCGGCATCTCGCCGACGACCACCAGGATCAACGGCTCGACCCACCCGGTCCTGCTCGAGCTCGCCCCGGGCGAGCGCACCCTGTCCGGAAGCCTCGACCTCGCCCCGACCGCCCTGCACCAGCAGCGCGGCGGTGGTGGCGGCGGGCGCGGCGCGGGTGGTGGCGGGCGCAACCGTCGCCGTGGCGGTGGCGGCCAGGGCCGTCCCGCGACCGCGGGCGCCTCCGCCTCGCGCGCCCCGAAGCAGGGCGGCCAGAAGCAGGGTGCCCAGCGCTCGGGCGGCCAGGGCCAGGGCAGCCAGAAGCAGCCGACCGGTGGCGGTCGTGGCCAGCGCCGCCCCGCCGCGCGCACCTCGTCGGGTGGCAGCACGCACAGCGCCGCCTCGTTCAGCGGTCGTCGCTGA
- a CDS encoding maleylpyruvate isomerase family mycothiol-dependent enzyme produces MSELSTSREALDLLHASHARLAAALGDLSAEQARAQSYDDDWNVGQVASHLGSGADVFRLMLDAGLAGGDAPGVEAMQPIWDEWNAKEPGVQVRDVVVADAAFLARIEAIDDATRDGWKLDLFGAERDLGDFLQMRLSEHTLHTWDIVVAFDPTARLADDAAAVVLGNLAMIAGYTGQKRDEPLSVEVRTTRPERAFHLDIGPGGAALSPSYDDTAANAVLELPAEAFVRLVYGRLDPDHTPESVVAEGVDLDLLRATFPGV; encoded by the coding sequence ATGAGTGAACTTTCAACATCTCGGGAGGCACTCGACCTCCTCCACGCCTCGCACGCTCGCCTGGCCGCAGCGCTCGGCGACCTGAGCGCCGAGCAGGCGCGCGCCCAGTCCTACGACGACGACTGGAACGTCGGCCAGGTCGCCTCGCACCTCGGCTCCGGCGCAGACGTCTTCCGGCTGATGCTGGACGCCGGGCTCGCCGGCGGCGACGCCCCCGGGGTCGAGGCGATGCAGCCGATCTGGGACGAGTGGAACGCCAAGGAGCCCGGGGTCCAGGTGCGCGACGTGGTCGTCGCCGACGCCGCGTTCCTGGCCAGGATCGAGGCCATCGACGACGCCACCCGTGACGGCTGGAAGCTCGACCTGTTCGGCGCGGAGCGGGACCTCGGCGACTTCCTGCAGATGCGGCTCTCCGAGCACACGCTGCACACGTGGGACATCGTGGTCGCCTTCGACCCGACGGCCAGGCTGGCCGACGACGCCGCGGCGGTCGTGCTCGGCAACCTCGCAATGATCGCCGGCTACACGGGACAGAAGCGCGACGAGCCGCTGTCCGTCGAGGTCCGCACCACCCGCCCCGAGCGCGCCTTCCACCTCGACATCGGACCGGGCGGTGCCGCCCTGTCACCGTCGTACGACGACACCGCGGCGAACGCCGTCCTGGAGCTGCCGGCGGAAGCCTTCGTCCGGCTGGTCTACGGCCGGCTGGACCCCGACCACACGCCGGAATCGGTGGTGGCCGAGGGCGTCGACCTCGACTTGTTGCGCGCGACGTTCCCCGGCGTCTGA
- a CDS encoding DUF664 domain-containing protein: MTTTDERPWEPPLAGTEVQQLFGALDRLRWTFRYKASGLDAAGLAHRVGRSSLTLGGLLKHLAAQEDYASGVKLTGVGMGREWADHGWDGDDEWEFRSAADDSPATLYSLYDGAVARARTRWADALSDGGLDRPADPGWAEGRRINARRLLCDLVEEYGRHTGQADLLREDVDGVVGEDPPDGWRP, translated from the coding sequence ATGACGACGACAGACGAGCGACCGTGGGAGCCGCCACTCGCGGGCACCGAGGTGCAGCAGCTGTTCGGCGCGCTCGACCGGCTGCGTTGGACGTTCCGCTACAAGGCCTCCGGCCTCGACGCGGCCGGGCTCGCCCACCGCGTCGGCCGGTCGTCCCTGACCCTGGGCGGGCTGCTCAAGCACCTCGCCGCCCAGGAGGACTATGCGTCGGGGGTGAAGCTGACCGGCGTCGGCATGGGCCGGGAGTGGGCGGACCACGGCTGGGACGGCGACGACGAGTGGGAGTTCCGCAGCGCCGCCGACGACTCCCCCGCGACGCTCTACTCCCTGTACGACGGGGCGGTGGCCCGCGCGCGGACCCGCTGGGCCGACGCGCTGTCCGACGGTGGGCTCGACCGGCCCGCAGACCCGGGGTGGGCCGAGGGACGCAGGATCAACGCTCGGCGCCTGCTGTGCGACCTGGTCGAGGAGTACGGGCGTCACACCGGCCAGGCCGACCTGCTCCGCGAGGACGTGGACGGCGTCGTCGGCGAGGACCCGCCGGACGGCTGGCGGCCCTAG
- a CDS encoding fatty acid desaturase family protein translates to MTTIQKKPRIGQVNPIAHLTTEDLEAMAVELDAIRQSVVDTRGEADARYIRRVIKTQRSLELGSRVVLLASIFPPAWIVGTAGLSVAKILENMEIGHNILHGQWDWMRDPKIHSTTWEWDSATPAAQWKYAHNELHHNFTNVIGKDNDLGYGIMRVDEDQPWLPMHLGQPLWNFVNALFFEYGIAAYDVELRGAMLHKTTKDPKFQREFKAVLAKIRRQVTKDYVVHPAASALTGSFLTTIAANFTANTVRNLWSHSVIMCGHFPEGVQTFEKRSIDGETKPEWYVRQMLGSANISGSKLMHIMTGNLSHQIEHHLFPDLPSNRYGEIAPKVKDLFERYGLDYCERPLSQQVYSAWHKVVRLSLPNGWLDQTTTRNLPGQLKRLYQMTTGGPKVRRALQARMTQENRRMAKAA, encoded by the coding sequence ATGACCACGATCCAGAAGAAGCCCCGCATCGGACAGGTGAACCCGATCGCGCACCTCACCACCGAGGACCTCGAGGCGATGGCCGTCGAGCTCGACGCGATCCGCCAGTCGGTCGTCGACACCCGCGGCGAGGCCGACGCCCGCTACATCCGCCGGGTGATCAAGACCCAGCGCTCGCTGGAGCTGGGTAGCCGGGTCGTCCTGCTCGCGAGCATCTTCCCGCCTGCCTGGATCGTCGGGACCGCCGGCCTGAGTGTCGCCAAGATCCTGGAGAACATGGAGATCGGGCACAACATCCTGCACGGTCAGTGGGACTGGATGCGCGACCCGAAGATCCACTCGACCACGTGGGAGTGGGACTCCGCGACGCCGGCCGCGCAGTGGAAGTACGCCCACAACGAGCTCCACCACAACTTCACCAACGTGATCGGCAAGGACAACGACCTCGGCTACGGCATCATGCGCGTCGACGAGGACCAGCCCTGGCTCCCGATGCACCTCGGCCAGCCGCTGTGGAACTTCGTCAACGCCCTCTTCTTCGAGTACGGCATCGCGGCGTACGACGTGGAGCTGCGTGGCGCGATGCTGCACAAGACGACTAAGGACCCGAAGTTCCAGCGTGAGTTCAAGGCCGTCCTGGCCAAGATCCGGCGCCAGGTGACCAAGGACTACGTCGTCCACCCCGCCGCGTCGGCCCTGACCGGCTCCTTCCTGACCACGATCGCGGCCAACTTCACCGCCAACACCGTACGCAACCTGTGGTCGCACTCGGTGATCATGTGCGGTCACTTCCCCGAGGGCGTGCAGACCTTCGAGAAGCGCTCGATCGACGGTGAGACCAAGCCCGAGTGGTACGTCCGCCAGATGCTCGGCTCGGCCAACATCTCCGGCTCGAAGCTGATGCACATCATGACCGGCAACCTCTCCCACCAGATCGAGCACCACCTGTTCCCCGACCTGCCGTCCAACCGGTACGGCGAGATCGCCCCGAAGGTAAAGGACCTCTTCGAGCGCTACGGCCTCGACTACTGCGAGCGCCCGTTGTCGCAGCAGGTGTACTCCGCCTGGCACAAGGTGGTCCGGCTCTCACTGCCCAACGGCTGGCTCGACCAGACCACGACGCGCAACCTGCCCGGCCAGCTCAAGCGGCTCTACCAGATGACCACCGGTGGCCCCAAGGTCCGCCGTGCCCTCCAGGCCCGGATGACCCAGGAGAACCGCCGGATGGCGAAGGCCGCCTGA
- a CDS encoding zinc-binding dehydrogenase: protein MTQALVATGPGEPLDVREVELRPLTRVDVRVRVAGVGVCHSDLSMVNGTLAPSYPLVMGHEAAGTVTEVGDQVTGVAVGDHVVLNWAVPCRVCWFCTHGEPWLCAAIEGMTGTPGGTLADGTPFEACLALGAMAEEVVCPATAVVPIPADVPLEEAALLGCAILTGVGAVRNVARVRPGDSVLVLGQGGIGLAAVAGARLAGAGRIVAVDTSPAKEALARAAGATDFLLADREQPASALGKQLRAMTDGRGVDAALECVGSAGTIRQAWTSVRRGGTCVVVGLGPKEQEVTFNPLELFHFSRTLVSSIYGNSDPERDIPALVDLLGEGQLDLAGMVTDRVDLSGVPAACERMARGEGGRTLVVFDGS from the coding sequence ATGACGCAGGCACTTGTGGCGACCGGACCGGGCGAGCCGCTCGACGTGAGGGAGGTCGAGCTGCGGCCGCTGACCCGGGTCGACGTGCGGGTCCGGGTCGCAGGGGTCGGCGTGTGCCACTCCGACCTGTCGATGGTCAACGGCACCCTCGCCCCGTCGTACCCCCTCGTGATGGGGCACGAGGCCGCCGGCACCGTGACCGAGGTGGGCGATCAGGTCACCGGCGTCGCGGTGGGTGACCACGTCGTCCTGAACTGGGCGGTGCCGTGCCGCGTCTGCTGGTTCTGCACGCACGGGGAGCCCTGGCTGTGCGCTGCGATCGAGGGGATGACGGGCACCCCCGGTGGGACGCTGGCGGACGGCACGCCGTTCGAGGCCTGTCTCGCGCTCGGCGCGATGGCCGAGGAGGTCGTCTGCCCGGCCACCGCCGTGGTCCCGATCCCCGCCGACGTGCCGCTGGAGGAGGCGGCCCTGCTCGGCTGCGCGATCCTCACCGGGGTCGGCGCGGTCCGCAACGTGGCGCGGGTGCGCCCGGGCGACTCCGTGCTCGTGCTCGGCCAGGGCGGTATCGGTCTGGCCGCGGTCGCAGGAGCCCGGCTCGCCGGGGCCGGGCGGATCGTGGCCGTCGACACCTCGCCGGCCAAGGAGGCGTTGGCCCGGGCGGCGGGTGCCACCGACTTCCTGCTCGCCGACCGCGAGCAGCCCGCCTCAGCCCTGGGGAAGCAGCTGAGGGCGATGACCGACGGCCGCGGCGTCGACGCGGCGCTGGAGTGCGTGGGCTCGGCCGGCACGATCCGCCAGGCCTGGACGTCGGTACGACGCGGGGGCACCTGCGTGGTCGTCGGCCTCGGCCCGAAGGAGCAGGAGGTGACGTTCAACCCGCTGGAGCTGTTCCACTTCTCGCGGACCCTGGTGAGCAGCATCTACGGCAACAGCGACCCCGAGCGCGACATCCCGGCTCTCGTCGACCTCCTGGGCGAGGGGCAGCTCGACCTGGCGGGCATGGTCACCGACCGGGTCGATCTTTCCGGCGTTCCCGCGGCCTGCGAGCGGATGGCCCGCGGCGAGGGCGGCCGCACGCTCGTCGTGTTCGACGGGAGCTGA
- a CDS encoding amidase family protein yields the protein MSNDGPAITETTAALARIEEIDPRIRSVCAINPDAMAEAEARDRERAVGHLRSPLHGRPVLIKDNIDTAGLATTAGSLALADAPPAADAPLVRRLREAGMVVLGKTNLSEWANIRDDHSTSGWSGYGGLTRNPYALNRTAWGSSSGSGAAIGARLAPYAIGTETNGSITAPAAACGCVGLKPTVGLVPTTGIVPISWTQDAPGPMTLTVAENAALLDVIAGTDTTAALETGVNGRRIGVPRDLWGYSTHADAAAERVLSRLSAAGAVIVDDLALPALKEIDDDHVLNLMLIELVHGLAGYLDGRAAGVRTLADVVEFNVANADAELPWFGQSLFEKALALDGPSSQQYLDAVDACAAAGGAELTRTLDTHGLDALLAPAMAPPTPIDLVNGDHGSGGASDSSALAGAPILTVPVEMAHGLPVAVSIWGARGAESDLYAIGRALEQARDAATGPLPEPTYVEVL from the coding sequence GTGAGCAACGACGGCCCGGCCATCACCGAGACCACCGCAGCGCTGGCCCGGATCGAGGAGATCGACCCGCGGATCCGCTCGGTCTGCGCCATCAACCCGGACGCGATGGCCGAGGCCGAGGCCCGGGACCGGGAGCGCGCCGTCGGTCACCTCCGCTCCCCCCTGCACGGGCGGCCGGTGCTGATCAAGGACAACATCGACACCGCCGGCCTCGCCACCACGGCAGGCTCGCTGGCCCTCGCGGACGCCCCGCCGGCCGCCGACGCCCCGCTGGTCCGCCGCCTGCGCGAGGCCGGGATGGTCGTGCTCGGCAAGACCAACCTCAGCGAGTGGGCCAACATCCGTGACGACCACTCGACGTCCGGCTGGAGCGGGTACGGCGGGCTCACCCGCAACCCGTACGCCCTCAACCGGACCGCCTGGGGCTCGAGCTCCGGCAGCGGCGCCGCCATCGGCGCCCGGCTCGCGCCGTACGCGATCGGCACCGAGACCAACGGCTCGATCACGGCCCCCGCTGCCGCCTGCGGCTGCGTCGGCCTCAAGCCCACCGTCGGCCTGGTGCCGACCACCGGCATCGTCCCGATCTCCTGGACCCAGGACGCGCCCGGCCCGATGACGCTGACCGTCGCCGAGAACGCCGCCCTGCTCGACGTCATCGCAGGCACCGACACCACCGCGGCGCTCGAGACGGGCGTGAACGGCCGCCGGATCGGCGTACCCCGTGACCTGTGGGGCTACAGCACCCACGCCGACGCCGCTGCCGAGCGGGTGCTCTCCCGGCTCTCCGCGGCGGGCGCGGTGATCGTCGACGACCTGGCCCTGCCCGCGCTGAAGGAGATCGACGACGACCACGTCCTCAACCTGATGCTGATCGAGCTGGTGCACGGGCTGGCCGGCTACCTCGACGGCCGCGCTGCCGGCGTGCGCACCCTGGCCGACGTCGTGGAGTTCAACGTGGCCAACGCCGATGCCGAGCTCCCGTGGTTCGGCCAGTCGCTGTTCGAGAAGGCGCTGGCCCTGGACGGCCCGTCGTCCCAGCAGTACCTCGACGCCGTCGACGCCTGCGCCGCGGCCGGGGGCGCCGAGCTGACCCGGACCCTCGACACGCACGGGCTCGACGCCCTCCTGGCGCCGGCGATGGCCCCGCCCACCCCGATCGACCTCGTCAACGGAGACCACGGCTCGGGAGGTGCCAGCGACTCCAGCGCACTGGCCGGGGCGCCGATCCTGACGGTGCCGGTCGAGATGGCGCACGGGCTCCCGGTCGCGGTCAGCATCTGGGGCGCCCGCGGCGCCGAGAGCGATCTCTACGCGATCGGCCGGGCCCTCGAGCAGGCCAGGGACGCAGCGACCGGCCCGCTTCCGGAGCCGACGTACGTCGAGGTGCTGTAG